A single Paracoccus pantotrophus DNA region contains:
- a CDS encoding type III PLP-dependent enzyme, which translates to MTDLDRHLAEAAARFGTPCYVYATDLVEERLAHLRAHLGRWFAVSFAVKSNPNPALLDWMRGRLDCLDISSGGELALAQEAGWDAERISFTGPAKRDAELRAATQAGLGELVLESLREARLADAIAGELGRVQPVLVRLAPARVPKGFGDQMAGRPSPFGVDVEEAAEILPQIAALPNLKIIGLHIYSGTQCLKPEAICENWRIFMQVFADTCAALDLRPEKLIFGAGLGIPYHPGDSALDLAAIAAEIGPELDAFAARFSATRLVLELGRYLVGPAGWFVTRVVSVKQSRGSRIAICDGGLNANLAASGNFGMVLRRNYVMHRVGGDEDGARPEERQDISGPLCTSIDKLGGGVALPRLEEGDLIAIHACGAYGPTASPLHFISHPMPAELLLTGGQMRDVTRIRGG; encoded by the coding sequence TTGACTGACCTCGACCGCCACCTGGCCGAGGCCGCGGCGCGTTTCGGCACGCCCTGCTATGTCTATGCCACCGACCTGGTCGAGGAACGGCTGGCGCATCTGCGCGCGCATCTGGGGCGCTGGTTCGCCGTCAGCTTCGCGGTGAAAAGCAACCCGAACCCGGCCCTGCTGGACTGGATGCGGGGCCGGCTGGACTGCCTTGACATCTCCTCGGGCGGCGAGCTGGCGCTGGCGCAGGAGGCGGGCTGGGATGCGGAGCGGATCAGCTTCACCGGCCCGGCCAAGCGCGATGCCGAGTTGCGCGCCGCCACCCAGGCGGGCCTGGGCGAGCTGGTGCTGGAAAGCCTGCGCGAGGCGCGGCTGGCCGATGCCATCGCCGGCGAACTGGGCCGCGTGCAGCCGGTTCTGGTCCGCCTGGCGCCCGCGCGCGTGCCCAAGGGCTTCGGCGACCAGATGGCCGGCCGGCCCAGCCCCTTCGGCGTCGATGTCGAGGAGGCGGCCGAGATCCTGCCGCAGATCGCCGCCCTGCCGAACCTGAAGATCATCGGGCTGCACATCTATTCCGGCACGCAATGCCTGAAACCCGAGGCGATCTGCGAGAACTGGCGCATCTTCATGCAGGTGTTTGCCGATACCTGCGCGGCTCTGGACCTGCGCCCGGAAAAGCTGATCTTCGGCGCCGGCCTGGGCATTCCCTACCATCCCGGCGACAGCGCGCTGGACCTTGCCGCCATCGCCGCCGAGATCGGCCCCGAACTCGACGCCTTCGCCGCGCGCTTTTCCGCGACCCGGCTGGTGCTGGAGCTTGGCCGCTACCTGGTCGGGCCGGCGGGCTGGTTCGTGACCCGCGTCGTCTCGGTCAAGCAGTCGCGCGGCAGCCGAATCGCCATCTGCGACGGCGGGCTGAACGCCAACCTGGCCGCCTCGGGCAATTTCGGCATGGTGCTGCGGCGCAATTACGTCATGCACCGGGTCGGCGGCGACGAAGACGGCGCCCGGCCCGAGGAAAGGCAGGACATCTCCGGCCCGCTCTGCACCTCGATCGACAAGCTGGGCGGCGGTGTCGCCCTGCCCAGGCTGGAGGAAGGCGACCTGATCGCCATCCATGCCTGCGGCGCCTATGGGCCGACCGCCAGCCCGCTGCATTTCATCAGCCATCCCATGCCGGCTGAGCTGCTGCTGACCGGCGGGCAGATGCGCGACGTGACGCGAATCCGGGGCGGCTGA
- a CDS encoding shikimate kinase — protein sequence MRRNIVLIGMMGAGKTAIGGELARRLRRPFSDTDAEIERAAAMTIPEIFARDGEEFFRARESEVLGRVLASGPGIVSTGGGAWLRPENRARIGEDGVSVWLDCDLETLWHRVRHRPTRPLLQTPDPRGTLERLLAERGPVYALADIRVPAQRGDSIEQTAERVLDAIRAHDPAILEGR from the coding sequence ATGCGGCGTAACATCGTGCTGATCGGAATGATGGGGGCGGGCAAGACCGCGATCGGGGGCGAACTTGCGCGCCGGTTGCGCAGGCCCTTCTCGGATACCGATGCCGAGATCGAGCGCGCGGCGGCCATGACCATCCCGGAAATCTTTGCCCGCGACGGCGAGGAATTCTTTCGCGCCCGCGAATCGGAAGTGCTGGGCCGGGTGCTGGCCTCGGGGCCCGGCATCGTTTCGACCGGCGGCGGCGCCTGGCTGCGCCCCGAGAATCGCGCCCGCATCGGCGAAGACGGCGTCTCGGTCTGGCTCGACTGCGATCTGGAGACGCTCTGGCACCGGGTCCGGCACCGCCCGACGCGGCCGCTGCTGCAGACCCCCGACCCGCGCGGCACGCTGGAGCGGCTGCTGGCCGAGCGCGGCCCGGTCTATGCGCTGGCCGACATCCGCGTCCCCGCGCAGCGCGGCGACAGCATCGAACAGACGGCGGAGCGCGTGCTGGACGCGATCCGCGCACATGACCCCGCGATCCTGGAGGGCAGATGA
- a CDS encoding K+/H+ antiporter subunit F — protein sequence MTAELLRFALGYAQIALILALALACWRMLRGPRAQDRVLALDTMYSIAMLLFLVIGMGNGNVFFFEGALVIAVLGFVTTVCAAKFLMRGEVIE from the coding sequence ATGACGGCCGAGTTGCTGCGATTTGCCCTGGGCTATGCCCAGATCGCCCTGATCCTGGCCCTGGCGCTGGCCTGCTGGCGCATGCTGCGCGGGCCGCGTGCGCAGGACCGCGTTCTGGCGCTCGACACCATGTATTCCATCGCCATGCTGCTGTTTCTGGTCATCGGCATGGGCAACGGCAATGTCTTCTTCTTCGAGGGCGCGCTGGTCATCGCCGTGCTGGGCTTTGTCACCACGGTCTGCGCCGCCAAGTTCCTGATGCGGGGCGAGGTGATCGAATGA
- a CDS encoding monovalent cation/H+ antiporter subunit A produces MVEQNLLLLLVLTPFVSAALAATLPIGARNAEAWLAGLTMIVALVILGVLYPAVTEGQHITGTFHWVSSIGLDLTFRIDGFSWLFMVLVAGIGFLVILYARYYMSPDDPVPRLYSSLLAFAGAMSGLLLSGNIIMLVVFWELTSIVSFLLIGYWFQRQDARDGARMSLIVTASGGLCLMVAMILLGQIAGSYDLDAVLAAGPQITSHRLYPVVLILFVLGAFTKSAQFPFHFWLPNAMAAPTPVSAYLHSATMVKAGVFVLLRFHPALGGTDAWFQIVTGIGMTTLLLGAVVALFRHDLKGLLAYSTISHLGLITALAGIGSPFALIAAVFHIVNHAVFKASLFMAAGIIDHETGTRDMRRLSGLARVMPVTAMLAIIASGAMAGVPLLNGFLSKEMFFEATYVWNNGGSLDSFAPYVAVLAGAFSAAYSLRFIVTVFFGPPATDLPQEPHEPPLLMRLPVAILVAICLAVGMFPQQVLGTWLQTASMAVVGPELPHFSLKIWHGVSPPLIMSLIAMSLGALIYLLPRRLIDSGEDGTRVMRRLDFARGFDWLLQVFTIRLPRFALRVLSANGLQSQLRAMVLLSLAGAWFVLRRLDWNVPMPELGASELVFALLWLVGGTCAVGAAWQAKYHRFAALVLMGGAGLVTCATFVWLSAPDLAVTQLLVEIATTALLLLGLRWLPKRDQEIPGDNNLTARSRRARDLLIALACGTGMTALALAVLLTPPGTSLGDWFLRNAYVEGGGTNVVNVILVDFRAFDTFGEITVLAVVGLTVYALLRRFRPAPESVERPRPQLDAEEQALEAYLFVPSVLMQWMFAPIIALSAYLFFRGHDLPGGGFAAGVTLAVGLLLQYVAANVRWVEARITVLPMRWMAAGLTISAAVGAGSWIFGYPFLSAHAQYLEFPVIGKVPFSTAMLFDFGVFSTVLGAIVLMLIAIAHQSLRVAPRARPLETAEEPR; encoded by the coding sequence ATGGTCGAACAGAACCTGTTGCTCTTGCTTGTTCTGACGCCATTCGTGTCGGCCGCCCTGGCGGCCACACTTCCCATCGGGGCGCGCAATGCCGAAGCCTGGCTGGCCGGGCTGACGATGATCGTCGCGCTGGTGATCCTGGGCGTGCTTTACCCCGCCGTGACCGAGGGGCAGCACATCACCGGCACCTTCCACTGGGTCAGCTCCATCGGGCTTGACCTGACCTTCCGCATCGACGGGTTTTCCTGGCTGTTCATGGTGCTGGTGGCGGGAATCGGGTTCCTCGTGATCCTTTACGCGCGCTATTACATGTCGCCCGACGACCCGGTGCCGCGGCTCTATTCCAGCCTGCTGGCCTTTGCCGGTGCCATGTCGGGGCTGCTGCTGTCGGGCAACATCATCATGCTGGTGGTGTTCTGGGAACTGACCAGCATCGTGTCCTTCCTGCTGATCGGCTACTGGTTCCAGCGGCAGGACGCCCGCGACGGGGCGCGGATGTCGCTGATCGTGACCGCCTCGGGCGGGCTGTGCCTGATGGTGGCGATGATCCTGCTGGGCCAGATCGCCGGCAGCTACGACCTCGACGCCGTTCTGGCCGCCGGGCCGCAGATCACCAGCCATCGGCTTTATCCCGTGGTGCTGATCCTGTTCGTGCTGGGCGCCTTCACCAAATCGGCGCAATTCCCGTTCCATTTCTGGCTGCCCAACGCCATGGCGGCGCCGACGCCGGTCTCGGCCTATCTGCATTCGGCGACCATGGTGAAGGCCGGGGTCTTCGTGCTGTTGCGCTTTCACCCGGCGCTGGGGGGCACGGATGCCTGGTTCCAGATCGTCACCGGCATCGGCATGACCACGCTGCTCCTGGGGGCGGTGGTGGCGCTGTTCCGCCATGACCTCAAGGGGCTGCTGGCCTATTCCACCATCAGCCACCTGGGGCTGATCACGGCGCTGGCCGGGATCGGCAGTCCCTTTGCGCTGATCGCTGCGGTGTTCCACATCGTCAACCACGCCGTCTTCAAGGCCTCGCTGTTCATGGCCGCCGGCATTATCGACCACGAAACCGGCACCCGCGACATGCGCCGCCTGTCGGGCCTGGCGCGGGTGATGCCGGTCACGGCGATGCTGGCGATCATCGCCTCGGGCGCCATGGCAGGGGTGCCGCTGCTTAACGGCTTCCTGTCCAAGGAGATGTTCTTCGAGGCGACCTATGTCTGGAACAACGGCGGCTCGCTGGACAGTTTCGCGCCCTATGTCGCGGTGCTGGCCGGGGCGTTCAGCGCCGCCTATTCGTTGCGCTTCATCGTCACGGTGTTCTTCGGCCCGCCCGCCACCGACCTGCCGCAGGAACCGCATGAGCCGCCCCTGCTGATGCGCCTGCCGGTGGCGATCCTGGTGGCGATCTGCCTGGCGGTCGGCATGTTCCCGCAGCAGGTGCTGGGCACCTGGCTGCAGACCGCCAGCATGGCCGTGGTCGGCCCGGAACTGCCGCATTTCAGCCTGAAGATCTGGCACGGCGTCAGCCCGCCGCTGATCATGAGCCTGATCGCCATGTCGCTGGGCGCGCTGATCTACCTGCTGCCGCGCCGGCTGATCGATTCGGGCGAGGACGGCACGCGGGTGATGCGCCGGCTGGACTTTGCCCGCGGCTTCGACTGGCTGCTGCAGGTTTTTACCATCCGGCTGCCGCGCTTTGCGCTGCGGGTGCTGTCGGCGAACGGGCTGCAGTCGCAATTGCGTGCCATGGTGCTTTTGTCGCTGGCCGGGGCCTGGTTCGTGCTGCGCCGGCTGGACTGGAACGTGCCCATGCCCGAACTGGGCGCGAGCGAGCTGGTTTTTGCCCTGCTGTGGCTGGTCGGCGGCACCTGCGCCGTCGGCGCCGCCTGGCAGGCCAAGTATCACCGTTTCGCGGCGCTGGTGCTGATGGGCGGCGCGGGCCTGGTCACCTGCGCGACCTTCGTCTGGCTCTCGGCCCCCGACCTGGCCGTGACCCAGCTGCTGGTCGAGATCGCCACCACCGCGCTTTTGCTGCTGGGCCTGCGCTGGCTGCCCAAGCGCGACCAGGAGATCCCCGGCGACAACAACCTCACGGCCCGCTCGCGCCGCGCGCGCGACCTGCTGATCGCGCTGGCCTGCGGCACGGGCATGACGGCGCTGGCGCTGGCGGTGCTGCTGACCCCGCCCGGCACCTCGCTGGGCGACTGGTTCCTGCGCAATGCCTATGTCGAGGGCGGCGGCACCAATGTCGTCAACGTCATCCTGGTGGATTTCCGCGCCTTCGACACCTTCGGCGAGATCACCGTCCTCGCCGTCGTCGGGCTGACCGTCTATGCGCTGCTGCGCCGCTTCCGGCCCGCGCCCGAAAGCGTCGAACGCCCGCGCCCGCAGCTCGATGCCGAGGAACAGGCGCTGGAGGCCTATCTCTTCGTGCCCTCGGTGCTGATGCAATGGATGTTCGCGCCGATCATCGCGCTGTCGGCCTATCTGTTCTTCCGCGGCCACGACCTGCCCGGCGGGGGGTTCGCCGCCGGCGTCACCCTGGCCGTGGGCCTGCTCTTGCAATATGTCGCCGCCAATGTGCGCTGGGTCGAGGCGCGGATCACCGTGCTGCCGATGCGCTGGATGGCGGCGGGGCTGACCATCTCGGCGGCGGTCGGGGCCGGGTCGTGGATCTTCGGCTATCCCTTCCTCAGCGCGCATGCGCAGTATCTCGAGTTCCCGGTCATCGGCAAGGTGCCCTTCTCGACCGCGATGCTGTTCGATTTCGGCGTGTTCTCGACCGTTCTGGGCGCCATCGTGCTGATGCTGATCGCCATTGCCCACCAGTCGCTGCGCGTCGCCCCGCGCGCCCGGCCGCTGGAAACCGCCGAGGAGCCGCGCTGA
- a CDS encoding monovalent cation/H+ antiporter subunit D, protein MNDAAMPDHLMIAPILIPLVAGALMLFYSDRSRQTKLIIGLVAVGLTFLASVELMADVKSATEQGGTVVGLYRLGDWPVPIGIVLVLDRLSAMMVMLTALLAAPSLVYAAAGWHGKGQHYHSMFQFLLAGVNGSFLTGDLFNLFVFFEVMLAASYGLMLHGSGPERIKAGLHYLAVNLAASLFFLIGVALVYGTTGTLNMADIARALHWLDDAERLLFHAAATFLGLAFLIKAAAWPLCFWLPPTYGAASPPAAAIMAIMTKVGIYVILRLSLLVLGPDAGPSAGFGASVLMIGGVLTMAFGMIGILGTPELARKGGYLAIISSGTVLAAIGFAQAGGGSSMLGGALYYMVGSTAAISAFFLIAEPVSRNDEGDDDAPDEGDGFDPLSERWTPMGLGTVEDTTAPASQRTVSWLTMAICFGLVAAMIAGLPPMPGFVGKFAILRGAVQDNLPASGHLPVILWAYAAMLILSGLGALIALMRFGIRRFWAEEGPTPRILALEVVPVVMLLGMIGLQTVRSDALLGYTSATADALLEPRVYRNAVLAEAQDVRAAPVQSLTPEPVAEPEPTHENGPEEVAQ, encoded by the coding sequence ATGAACGATGCGGCCATGCCCGACCACCTGATGATCGCGCCGATCCTGATCCCGCTGGTGGCCGGCGCGCTCATGCTGTTTTACAGCGACCGCAGCCGGCAGACCAAGCTGATCATCGGGCTGGTGGCGGTGGGGCTGACCTTCCTGGCCTCGGTCGAGCTGATGGCCGACGTCAAATCCGCGACCGAGCAGGGCGGCACGGTCGTCGGGCTTTACCGCCTGGGCGACTGGCCGGTGCCCATCGGCATCGTGCTGGTGCTGGACCGGCTTTCGGCGATGATGGTGATGCTGACCGCGCTTCTGGCCGCGCCCTCGCTGGTCTATGCCGCCGCCGGCTGGCACGGCAAGGGCCAGCATTACCACAGCATGTTCCAGTTCCTGCTGGCCGGGGTCAACGGCTCGTTCCTGACCGGCGACCTGTTCAACCTCTTCGTGTTCTTCGAGGTGATGCTCGCGGCCTCATACGGGCTGATGCTGCATGGCTCGGGCCCCGAGCGGATCAAGGCCGGGCTGCATTACCTGGCGGTGAACCTTGCGGCCTCGCTGTTCTTCCTGATCGGCGTTGCGCTGGTCTATGGCACCACCGGCACGCTGAACATGGCCGATATCGCCCGGGCCCTGCACTGGCTCGACGATGCCGAGCGGCTGCTGTTCCATGCCGCGGCGACCTTCCTGGGGCTTGCCTTCCTGATCAAGGCGGCGGCCTGGCCGCTGTGCTTCTGGCTGCCGCCGACCTATGGCGCCGCCTCGCCGCCCGCCGCCGCGATCATGGCGATCATGACCAAGGTCGGCATCTATGTCATCCTGCGGCTGTCGCTGCTGGTGCTGGGGCCGGATGCCGGGCCCTCGGCCGGCTTCGGCGCCTCGGTGCTGATGATCGGCGGCGTTCTGACCATGGCCTTCGGCATGATCGGCATCCTGGGCACGCCGGAACTGGCGCGCAAGGGCGGCTATCTGGCGATCATCTCGTCGGGGACGGTTCTGGCCGCGATCGGCTTTGCCCAGGCGGGGGGCGGCAGCTCGATGCTGGGCGGCGCGCTTTACTACATGGTGGGCTCGACCGCGGCCATCTCGGCCTTCTTCCTGATCGCCGAGCCGGTCAGCCGCAACGACGAGGGCGACGACGACGCCCCGGACGAGGGCGACGGCTTCGACCCGCTTTCGGAACGCTGGACGCCGATGGGGCTGGGCACGGTCGAGGACACCACCGCCCCCGCCAGCCAGCGCACCGTCAGCTGGCTGACCATGGCGATCTGCTTCGGTCTGGTCGCGGCGATGATCGCCGGCCTGCCGCCCATGCCGGGCTTCGTCGGCAAGTTCGCCATCCTGCGCGGTGCGGTGCAGGACAACCTGCCCGCCTCGGGCCATCTGCCGGTGATCCTGTGGGCCTATGCCGCCATGCTGATCCTGTCGGGCCTTGGGGCGCTGATCGCGCTGATGCGCTTCGGCATCCGCCGCTTCTGGGCCGAGGAAGGCCCGACCCCGCGCATCCTGGCGCTGGAGGTGGTGCCGGTGGTCATGCTGCTGGGCATGATCGGCCTGCAGACCGTGCGTTCGGATGCGCTGCTGGGCTATACCAGCGCCACGGCCGATGCGCTGCTCGAGCCCCGCGTCTATCGCAATGCCGTCCTGGCCGAGGCGCAGGACGTGCGCGCCGCACCGGTGCAAAGCCTTACCCCCGAGCCCGTTGCCGAGCCCGAGCCTACGCACGAGAATGGGCCAGAGGAGGTGGCGCAATGA
- the aroB gene encoding 3-dehydroquinate synthase, producing MSIETVHVDLGARSYDVRIGQGLLGRAGEEIVALAGRRRVAILTDETVAALHLPALREALARQGIEAPALALPAGEATKCWAELGRAVEWLLAQKVERKDLVIALGGGVIGDLAGFAAAILRRGLRFVQIPTTLLAQVDSSVGGKTGINSPQGKNLIGAFHQPALVLADIDVLTTLSPRDFRAGYGEVAKYGLLGDEGFFAWLEANAAGLASDPALRQRAVRHSVAMKAGIVQRDETEQGERALLNLGHTFGHALESSTGYSDRLLHGEGVAIGCTLAFELSARMGLCSQEAPSRVAAHFAAMGLPSRIADIPGELPDDEALIGLMAQDKKVQDGKLRFVLARGIGQAFVTDAVDPALLRQVLAQSR from the coding sequence ATGAGCATCGAGACCGTTCACGTTGACCTGGGCGCGCGTTCCTATGACGTGCGCATCGGCCAGGGCCTGCTTGGCCGGGCAGGCGAGGAGATCGTCGCGCTGGCCGGGCGCCGCCGCGTCGCCATCCTGACCGACGAGACGGTGGCGGCGCTGCACCTGCCGGCGCTGCGCGAGGCGCTGGCCCGGCAGGGGATCGAGGCGCCGGCCCTGGCCCTGCCCGCCGGCGAGGCCACGAAATGCTGGGCCGAGCTGGGCCGCGCCGTGGAATGGCTGCTGGCCCAGAAGGTCGAGCGCAAGGATCTGGTGATCGCGCTGGGTGGCGGGGTGATCGGCGACCTGGCCGGTTTCGCCGCCGCGATCCTGCGCCGCGGCCTGCGCTTCGTGCAGATCCCGACGACGCTTCTGGCGCAGGTGGACAGTTCGGTAGGCGGCAAGACCGGCATCAACAGCCCGCAGGGCAAGAACCTGATCGGCGCCTTTCACCAGCCGGCCTTGGTGCTGGCCGATATCGACGTGCTGACCACGCTGAGCCCGCGCGATTTCCGCGCCGGCTATGGCGAGGTGGCGAAATACGGGCTCTTGGGCGACGAGGGCTTCTTCGCATGGCTCGAGGCCAATGCCGCGGGGCTGGCAAGCGATCCGGCGCTGCGCCAGCGCGCCGTGCGCCATTCGGTGGCGATGAAGGCCGGCATCGTGCAGCGCGACGAGACCGAGCAGGGCGAGCGCGCGCTGCTGAACCTGGGCCATACCTTCGGCCATGCGCTGGAATCGTCCACCGGCTATTCCGACCGGCTGCTGCATGGCGAAGGCGTGGCCATCGGCTGCACCCTGGCCTTCGAGCTGTCCGCGCGGATGGGCCTGTGCAGCCAGGAGGCGCCGTCGCGGGTGGCGGCGCATTTCGCCGCCATGGGCCTGCCCTCGCGCATTGCCGACATTCCGGGCGAGCTGCCCGATGACGAGGCGCTGATCGGGCTGATGGCCCAGGACAAGAAAGTGCAGGACGGCAAGCTGCGCTTCGTCCTGGCGCGCGGCATCGGCCAGGCCTTCGTCACCGATGCGGTCGATCCCGCCTTGCTGCGGCAGGTGCTGGCGCAATCGCGCTAG
- a CDS encoding acyl carrier protein, producing the protein MSLSKDDLLRYIRSELNIDTPLDGDTELFSTGMLDSVAMVGLISFVEQKAELRVQPGDVTLENFDTVDAILAYVQTLD; encoded by the coding sequence ATGAGCCTGAGCAAGGACGATCTGCTCCGCTATATCCGCAGCGAACTGAACATCGACACGCCGCTCGATGGCGATACCGAGCTTTTCTCGACCGGGATGCTGGATTCGGTGGCGATGGTCGGGCTGATCTCCTTTGTCGAGCAAAAGGCCGAGCTGCGGGTGCAGCCGGGCGACGTGACGCTGGAGAATTTCGACACGGTCGATGCCATCCTGGCCTATGTGCAGACCCTTGACTGA
- a CDS encoding tyrosine recombinase, with the protein MSGRLDDRGRISAFLDAQAAEAGAARNTLLAYGRDLRDFVDWLATRGGTLLTVPREGIEDYLAYCDAQGLARATRARRLSAIRQIMRFALDEGWREDDPAGRISGPGRVQRLPKVLDRAEVQAMLDALPRIGRNETERVRNLALVELIYATGMRVSELVSLPVGACRGDPALLLIRGKGGKERMVPLSDPARRALAAWLRRRDNAPAESPLGRLVAGKGARWLFPAASREGHMTRQAMNALLGQLALAAGIDPARVSPHVIRHAFATHLLEGGADLRAIQTLLGHADLGTTEIYTHVLDTRMRDLVLNHHPLAQAHRDDKEP; encoded by the coding sequence GTGAGCGGCCGGCTTGACGACCGAGGCCGGATCTCGGCCTTTCTCGACGCGCAGGCGGCCGAAGCGGGGGCGGCGCGCAACACGCTGCTGGCCTATGGCCGCGACCTGCGCGATTTCGTCGACTGGCTGGCGACGCGCGGCGGCACCCTGCTGACCGTCCCGCGCGAGGGGATCGAGGATTACCTGGCTTATTGCGACGCCCAGGGCCTTGCGCGGGCGACGCGGGCGCGGCGGCTGTCGGCGATCCGCCAGATCATGCGTTTCGCGCTGGACGAAGGCTGGCGCGAGGACGATCCCGCCGGCCGCATCAGCGGGCCGGGCCGGGTGCAGCGCCTGCCCAAGGTTCTGGACCGGGCCGAGGTGCAGGCCATGCTGGACGCCCTGCCCCGCATCGGCCGCAACGAGACCGAGCGCGTCCGCAACCTGGCGCTGGTCGAGCTGATCTATGCCACCGGCATGCGGGTGAGCGAACTGGTCTCGCTGCCCGTGGGCGCCTGCCGGGGCGACCCGGCGCTGCTGCTGATCCGCGGCAAGGGCGGCAAGGAGCGCATGGTGCCGCTGAGCGATCCGGCCCGCCGGGCGCTGGCCGCCTGGCTCAGGCGCCGCGACAATGCCCCCGCCGAAAGCCCGCTGGGCCGGCTGGTCGCAGGCAAGGGCGCGCGCTGGCTGTTTCCCGCCGCCTCGCGCGAGGGGCACATGACGCGCCAGGCGATGAACGCCCTGCTGGGCCAGCTGGCGCTGGCGGCGGGCATCGACCCGGCCCGCGTCTCGCCGCATGTGATCCGCCACGCCTTTGCCACGCATCTGCTGGAAGGCGGCGCCGACCTGCGGGCGATCCAGACGCTTCTGGGCCATGCCGACCTGGGCACGACCGAGATCTATACCCATGTCCTTGACACGCGGATGCGCGATCTGGTGCTGAACCATCATCCGCTGGCCCAAGCCCATCGCGACGACAAAGAGCCATGA
- a CDS encoding Na+/H+ antiporter subunit E: protein MNRLVPHPLLSAVLVLMWLFLTAFTPGHLLLGTLIALGAGWSVEHLHPPRPVFRRWLAIPRLMAVVALDILRSNIAVARVLLLGPDHPKYHSGFVELTLRLRDPNALAVLAIILTGTPGTAWIEFDLEEGRLLLHVLDLRSDHDWQSLIRDRYEALLMEIFE from the coding sequence ATGAATCGGCTCGTCCCCCATCCGCTGCTTTCAGCCGTGCTGGTGCTGATGTGGCTGTTCCTGACCGCCTTCACGCCGGGCCACCTGCTGCTCGGCACGCTGATCGCGCTGGGGGCGGGCTGGTCGGTCGAGCACCTGCATCCGCCCAGGCCCGTCTTCCGGCGCTGGCTGGCGATCCCAAGGCTGATGGCGGTGGTGGCGCTGGACATCCTGCGCTCCAATATCGCGGTGGCGCGGGTGCTGCTCCTTGGCCCCGACCATCCGAAGTACCATTCGGGCTTCGTCGAATTGACGCTGCGCCTGCGCGATCCCAATGCGCTGGCGGTGCTGGCGATCATCCTGACCGGCACGCCCGGCACCGCCTGGATCGAATTCGACCTGGAGGAGGGCCGGCTGCTGCTGCATGTCCTCGACCTGCGCAGCGACCACGACTGGCAAAGCCTGATCCGCGACCGCTACGAGGCGCTGCTCATGGAGATATTCGAATGA
- a CDS encoding Na+/H+ antiporter subunit C, translating to MELILALAIGILVGSGVWLLLRPRSYQVIIGLCLLAYGINLFIFAMGRLYVGAAPIMPKGGFVDPTAYADPVPQALVLTAIVISFATTALFLVLMIASRGATGTDHVDGKERHP from the coding sequence ATGGAACTGATCCTTGCCCTTGCCATCGGCATCCTGGTCGGCTCCGGCGTCTGGCTGCTGCTGCGGCCGCGCTCCTACCAGGTCATCATCGGCCTATGCCTGCTGGCCTATGGCATCAACCTGTTCATCTTTGCCATGGGCCGGCTTTACGTCGGCGCCGCGCCGATCATGCCCAAGGGCGGCTTCGTCGATCCGACCGCCTATGCCGACCCGGTGCCGCAGGCGCTGGTGCTGACCGCCATCGTCATCAGCTTCGCCACCACGGCGCTGTTCCTGGTGCTGATGATCGCCTCGCGCGGGGCCACCGGCACCGACCACGTGGACGGCAAGGAGCGTCATCCATGA
- the mnhG gene encoding monovalent cation/H(+) antiporter subunit G: protein MMHLEQLPPWAAVIIALFVVVGASLTLLGGVGLVRLKSFYQRLHAPTLGYSYGTLLIILASMLMFSLSEGRVVVHELMIGIFIMISTPITLLMLGRAALRRDRDRKLGHDEPVPPRRRTEPPPPTSRPMRGLMRIRDPSAIAPAPAAARRDRPHR, encoded by the coding sequence ATGATGCATCTGGAGCAATTGCCGCCCTGGGCCGCCGTCATTATCGCGCTGTTCGTGGTCGTCGGCGCCTCGCTGACGCTGCTGGGCGGGGTCGGCCTGGTGCGGCTGAAAAGCTTCTACCAGCGGCTGCACGCGCCGACGCTGGGCTACAGCTATGGCACGCTGCTGATCATCCTGGCCTCGATGCTGATGTTCTCGCTGAGCGAGGGGCGCGTGGTGGTGCATGAGCTGATGATCGGCATCTTCATCATGATCTCGACCCCGATCACGCTGCTGATGCTGGGCCGGGCGGCGCTGCGCCGCGACCGCGACCGCAAGCTGGGCCATGACGAGCCGGTGCCGCCCCGCCGCCGCACCGAGCCGCCGCCCCCGACATCGAGGCCGATGCGGGGGTTGATGAGGATCCGCGACCCTAGCGCGATTGCGCCAGCACCTGCCGCAGCAAGGCGGGATCGACCGCATCGGTGA